In one window of Frigoriglobus tundricola DNA:
- a CDS encoding IS630 family transposase, producing MAITLPDSRGLSDDVMQALRVRALHAIESGFSQADVARVLGVAGETVSRWWTAYTTGGLDALPQDRTGRPVGTGRTLSDTQCAHLQQLLDTKSPADLGIAAPVWNRRAVRDLILKEYGLRMPIRTVGEYLRRWGYTAKKPSRHARKQDPDEVREWLEQTYPAIEKLARVERATIFWCDETGVAADAYPGYGYARAGERATIQVPDPHIRINMVSGISNTGEVRFMTYAGTMTAERFIAFLKQLLATVPGAIFVIVDSLSAHTTETVATWVQEHEERVAVFYLPRYSPELNPDEYLNNDLKGNVHDAGLPDTSKTLRSRVQRFMHKLLMLPKHVMSYFLHPKISYCSSD from the coding sequence ATGGCGATCACCTTGCCGGATTCTCGTGGGCTGTCCGACGACGTCATGCAGGCGTTGCGCGTGCGCGCGTTGCACGCGATCGAGTCCGGGTTCTCGCAAGCCGATGTGGCCCGCGTGCTGGGTGTGGCGGGTGAAACGGTGTCGCGTTGGTGGACGGCGTACACGACCGGCGGGTTGGACGCCCTGCCCCAGGATCGCACCGGGCGCCCGGTCGGAACCGGGCGCACCCTTTCCGACACACAGTGTGCTCATCTGCAACAGCTCCTGGACACAAAGAGCCCGGCGGATCTGGGGATCGCCGCGCCGGTGTGGAACCGTCGCGCGGTTCGCGATCTGATCCTCAAGGAGTACGGGCTCCGGATGCCGATCCGCACCGTGGGGGAATACCTGCGGCGCTGGGGCTACACGGCCAAGAAGCCGTCCCGCCACGCCCGCAAACAAGACCCCGACGAAGTGCGGGAGTGGCTCGAGCAGACGTACCCGGCCATTGAGAAGCTGGCCCGGGTGGAACGGGCCACCATCTTCTGGTGCGATGAAACGGGGGTCGCCGCCGACGCGTATCCCGGTTACGGGTACGCCCGCGCGGGCGAACGGGCGACGATCCAGGTTCCCGATCCGCACATCCGGATCAACATGGTGTCCGGGATCAGCAACACGGGCGAGGTGCGGTTCATGACGTACGCGGGGACGATGACCGCCGAACGGTTCATCGCGTTCCTGAAGCAGCTGCTGGCGACCGTGCCGGGCGCGATCTTTGTGATCGTGGATAGCTTGTCGGCCCACACCACGGAGACGGTCGCCACGTGGGTACAAGAGCATGAGGAACGCGTGGCCGTGTTTTATCTGCCCCGGTACAGCCCCGAATTGAACCCCGACGAATATCTCAACAACGACCTGAAGGGGAACGTGCATGACGCCGGCTTGCCCGACACCAGCAAGACCTTGCGATCGCGCGTCCAACGCTTCATGCACAAGCTCCTCATGCTCCCCAAACACGTGATGAGCTACTTCCTCCACCCCAAGATCAGCTATTGCTCATCAGATTAA
- a CDS encoding ATP-binding cassette domain-containing protein, translated as MIAVEGLCIRQAAFALEDVTFTVPTGAYAALMGPTGTGKTTILEAIAGLRAPTAGRIRLAGRDVTALPPAARNVGYVPQDAALFKTMTVWANLAFALTVRSTPPKEIDARVNELADRLGLTALLGRYAVGLSGGESQRVALGRALAFRPPVLLLDEPLNAVDELTRDRMVALLNDVRSGSETTVLHVTHSRAEAELLGTRLLRLQSGRVTECGE; from the coding sequence GTGATCGCGGTCGAAGGGTTATGCATCCGGCAAGCAGCGTTCGCTCTCGAAGACGTGACGTTCACCGTCCCGACCGGCGCGTACGCCGCGCTGATGGGTCCGACGGGGACCGGCAAAACGACCATTCTCGAAGCGATCGCGGGGCTCCGCGCTCCGACCGCCGGACGCATCCGCCTCGCGGGCCGCGACGTGACCGCACTCCCGCCGGCGGCGCGGAACGTCGGCTACGTGCCCCAGGACGCCGCGCTGTTCAAGACCATGACCGTGTGGGCGAACCTCGCCTTCGCGCTCACGGTGCGATCGACACCACCAAAGGAGATCGACGCGCGCGTGAACGAGTTGGCGGACCGCCTCGGGCTCACGGCGCTGCTCGGACGGTACGCGGTCGGGCTGAGCGGCGGCGAATCGCAGCGGGTCGCGCTCGGCCGCGCGCTCGCGTTTCGCCCGCCGGTGCTGCTCCTCGACGAGCCCCTCAACGCCGTGGACGAACTCACCCGGGACCGCATGGTGGCGCTGCTGAACGACGTGCGAAGCGGCAGTGAAACGACCGTCCTCCACGTTACGCACAGCCGGGCGGAAGCGGAGCTTCTGGGCACGCGGCTTCTGCGTTTGCAGAGCGGACGGGTGACCGAATGTGGAGAGTAG
- a CDS encoding ABC transporter permease, with the protein MTARSDRPFYLCLGLLGGSYVLLIAALILADVAHTSVGELARVYASPPIRSAIVLSLLSCSTAAVLSVWVAVPLGYLLSRTRFYGREVIDVLLDVPILLPPVVVGLSLLILFQTGPGVWFQRTAFPVTYAVAGVVLAQFAVSAAFAVRTMRVTFDQIDPRTEDIARTLGCSRARAFWRVTLPEARRGVLTAFTLAWARALGEFGPILVFCGATRMRTEVLSTSVFLELSVGNLEAALAVSLLMIAVAVAVLVVTRAFGLRGTGLI; encoded by the coding sequence GTGACCGCCCGTTCCGACCGCCCGTTCTACCTCTGTCTGGGGCTCCTCGGCGGCTCGTACGTCCTGCTCATCGCCGCGCTCATCCTGGCCGACGTCGCGCACACATCGGTCGGCGAACTGGCGCGGGTGTACGCCTCGCCGCCGATTCGCTCGGCGATCGTGCTGAGCCTGCTGAGCTGCTCGACCGCGGCCGTGCTCTCGGTGTGGGTGGCCGTGCCGCTCGGGTACCTGCTGTCCCGCACGCGGTTCTACGGCCGGGAGGTGATCGACGTGCTGCTCGACGTGCCCATCCTGCTCCCGCCGGTGGTCGTCGGGCTGAGCCTGCTCATCTTGTTCCAAACCGGGCCGGGCGTGTGGTTCCAGCGCACCGCGTTCCCCGTCACGTATGCGGTCGCCGGGGTGGTGCTGGCGCAGTTCGCGGTGTCGGCCGCGTTCGCGGTGCGGACGATGCGCGTGACCTTCGATCAGATCGACCCGCGCACCGAAGACATCGCGCGCACGCTCGGCTGTTCGCGCGCCCGTGCGTTCTGGCGGGTGACGCTGCCGGAGGCGCGGCGCGGGGTGCTGACCGCGTTCACCCTCGCCTGGGCGCGCGCGCTGGGCGAGTTCGGCCCGATCCTGGTGTTCTGCGGCGCGACGCGGATGCGGACCGAGGTGCTCTCCACCAGCGTGTTCCTGGAACTGAGCGTCGGGAACCTGGAGGCCGCCCTGGCGGTCTCGCTCCTGATGATCGCGGTGGCCGTGGCCGTGCTGGTCGTGACCCGCGCGTTCGGCCTCCGCGGGACCGGTTTAATCTGA
- the modA gene encoding molybdate ABC transporter substrate-binding protein → MPRFGASPTPVATGSLLVLAGLVAGLWWREHQNRPGPLDPPLVVYAAPTSRLPLEAVAADYERETGRRIELRFGASEDVLTKVRFPVPGAPADLFIPADDSYVRQAREFGLVAESVPVARVRGVLLLARGNPKGIAAWADLLRPGVTVAVPNPGAAVGKLARDHLTRTGRWAALEPRAVDTGTVTEAANATKAGSADAAVVWDAVANGPAYRGQTVLRLHELDGVTGRVELAVLTQSRDPAAALRFVQYVSATSGGLARFREYGFEVEERAGGIAAALREGVTP, encoded by the coding sequence GTGCCCCGCTTCGGCGCTTCACCCACTCCCGTCGCGACCGGCTCGCTGCTCGTGCTGGCCGGACTGGTCGCGGGCCTGTGGTGGCGCGAACACCAGAACCGGCCCGGGCCGCTCGATCCGCCCCTCGTCGTGTACGCCGCGCCCACGAGCCGGTTGCCATTGGAAGCTGTAGCGGCCGACTACGAGCGCGAAACCGGCCGGCGGATCGAGCTCCGGTTCGGCGCGTCGGAAGACGTCCTCACCAAGGTCCGCTTCCCGGTCCCCGGCGCGCCGGCCGATCTGTTCATCCCGGCCGATGACAGCTACGTGCGGCAGGCACGCGAGTTCGGGCTGGTTGCGGAATCGGTTCCCGTTGCGCGCGTGCGCGGCGTGCTGCTGCTGGCGAGGGGTAACCCGAAGGGAATCGCGGCCTGGGCCGATCTGCTCCGTCCCGGCGTGACCGTCGCCGTACCGAACCCCGGCGCGGCCGTCGGCAAGTTGGCCCGCGACCACCTCACGCGCACCGGGCGCTGGGCCGCCCTGGAGCCGCGGGCCGTGGACACCGGAACCGTCACCGAAGCGGCGAACGCGACCAAGGCCGGCAGTGCCGACGCCGCGGTCGTGTGGGACGCGGTCGCGAACGGACCGGCCTACCGCGGCCAGACCGTTCTCCGGCTACACGAGTTGGACGGCGTCACCGGCCGTGTGGAACTGGCCGTGCTGACGCAGTCCCGAGACCCGGCCGCCGCGCTCCGGTTCGTTCAGTACGTTTCGGCCACGTCCGGTGGGCTCGCCCGGTTCCGCGAGTACGGGTTCGAGGTGGAAGAGAGGGCCGGCGGGATCGCGGCCGCGCTGCGCGAAGGAGTGACCCCGTGA
- a CDS encoding LysR substrate-binding domain-containing protein has protein sequence MKTIDLSLLVALDALLAEESVAGAARRLNLSEPSASRALARLRAALGDPLLVRAGRRLVATPKALALRGRVRSLVEQAEDLFREEGEAETARLERTFTIRSNDAFAGPYAARLTERVSTEAPRVTLRFVPEGEEDSESLRSGAVDLDIGALGTMGPEMRTQRLFVDAFVGIVGAGHPLASGLVTPERFAGFPHVSASRRGKVVGPIDAALGRLGVRRSVTLVVPSYYSAIITVAASPRLVGAVPGRLAEEGARRLDLRTFKLPVVTDPVDVYQIWHPRFDADPAHRWLRETVRAVVDAE, from the coding sequence ATGAAAACCATCGACCTGTCACTACTGGTCGCTCTTGACGCATTGCTGGCGGAGGAGAGCGTTGCGGGCGCGGCCCGCCGGTTGAACCTGAGCGAACCGTCCGCCAGTCGCGCCCTCGCGCGGCTCCGCGCCGCCCTCGGAGATCCGCTGCTCGTGAGGGCGGGCCGCCGGCTGGTCGCGACGCCGAAGGCCCTCGCGCTGCGTGGCCGGGTGCGGAGCCTGGTGGAACAAGCCGAAGACCTGTTCCGTGAGGAAGGCGAGGCCGAAACGGCGCGCCTGGAGCGCACCTTCACGATCCGGAGCAACGACGCCTTCGCCGGTCCCTATGCCGCGCGCCTGACCGAACGTGTCTCAACCGAGGCCCCGAGAGTCACGCTCCGGTTCGTGCCGGAGGGCGAGGAGGACTCGGAGAGCCTGCGGTCGGGGGCGGTGGACCTGGACATCGGGGCGCTCGGGACGATGGGACCCGAAATGCGGACGCAGCGCCTGTTCGTGGACGCGTTCGTCGGCATCGTCGGCGCCGGGCACCCGCTGGCGTCGGGGCTGGTCACGCCAGAGCGGTTCGCCGGGTTCCCGCACGTCTCGGCGTCGCGCCGCGGGAAGGTGGTGGGGCCGATCGACGCCGCCCTGGGGAGACTGGGGGTGCGGCGGTCCGTCACACTGGTCGTGCCGTCCTACTATTCCGCGATAATTACCGTGGCCGCATCGCCCCGGCTCGTCGGGGCGGTGCCGGGGCGGCTGGCGGAGGAAGGAGCGCGCCGTCTGGACCTGCGCACCTTCAAACTGCCGGTGGTGACGGACCCGGTGGACGTGTATCAGATCTGGCACCCGCGGTTCGACGCCGACCCGGCGCACCGCTGGCTCCGTGAGACCGTCCGCGCGGTGGTCGATGCGGAATGA
- a CDS encoding O-methyltransferase — MNTLHAAPVSGLLDRLFADSVVNDAPIMERLRHVRGSGPLDDRLLAGHFSSAYIPVDRHTGRLLYVLAKANRSRFVVEFGTSFGISTIHLAAAVRDNGGGRVTTSELVPEKVRRAKAHLTEAGLVDLVEFREGDALQTLADIGEPIDMLFLDGWKALYLPVLKLLEGTLRPGAIIVADDLNIMPEMIRPYLDYVRDPAHGYDSVELPVGDGLELSVRSF; from the coding sequence ATGAACACGCTCCACGCGGCACCCGTCTCCGGACTGCTGGACCGACTCTTCGCTGACAGTGTGGTGAACGACGCGCCGATCATGGAACGACTCCGGCACGTCCGGGGCAGCGGCCCGCTCGACGATCGGTTGCTCGCCGGCCACTTCTCCTCGGCTTACATCCCCGTCGATCGCCACACCGGGCGCCTGCTCTACGTGCTGGCGAAGGCGAACCGGAGCCGGTTCGTCGTCGAGTTCGGCACGTCCTTCGGCATTTCGACCATCCACCTGGCGGCGGCGGTTCGGGACAACGGGGGCGGGCGGGTCACCACTTCGGAACTGGTTCCGGAGAAGGTGCGGCGGGCGAAGGCGCATCTCACCGAGGCCGGCCTGGTCGACCTGGTCGAGTTCCGCGAAGGTGACGCCCTGCAAACGCTCGCCGATATTGGCGAGCCGATCGACATGCTCTTCCTCGACGGCTGGAAGGCCCTCTACCTGCCGGTTTTGAAGCTCCTGGAGGGCACACTGAGGCCCGGAGCGATCATCGTCGCGGACGACCTGAACATCATGCCGGAGATGATCCGGCCGTACCTCGATTACGTGCGCGACCCGGCGCACGGGTACGACTCGGTTGAGCTTCCGGTCGGCGACGGCCTTGAGCTTTCGGTTCGTTCCTTCTGA
- the metA gene encoding homoserine O-succinyltransferase MetA, which yields MPVFLNPKYPGPERRSGLNWPRARPGALEPPHDRVLHIGLVNNMADAAMSATEYQFLTLLDAAAGDVSVHVTLYALPGVERKPPGQRRVGSFYFGIEQLWALPPGHCPDGLIVTGREPRTPDLRQEAYWPSFTRLLDWAQEHACSAVWSCLAAHAAVLALDGIERVRSPHKQFGIFACERAAPHALLAAAPARLHVPHSRWNGVPAGQLIANGYRVLTRTSDGGVDTFVKEDAGLFVFFQGHPEYEPETLMGEYRRDVGRYLKGEADTYPQLPLNYFEAEVEQALRDIEARARASRQDRFLGELSAVLGGARVLNTWRGTAALVYRNWLEHLCAQKCHGGTSAILS from the coding sequence ATGCCCGTCTTCTTGAACCCGAAGTACCCCGGCCCCGAGCGGCGCTCGGGCCTCAACTGGCCCCGCGCGCGGCCCGGCGCGCTCGAACCGCCGCACGACCGGGTGCTGCACATCGGCCTGGTCAACAACATGGCCGATGCGGCCATGAGTGCGACCGAATACCAGTTCCTCACGCTGCTCGATGCGGCCGCGGGGGACGTGTCGGTCCACGTCACGCTCTACGCGCTGCCCGGGGTCGAGCGGAAGCCCCCGGGCCAGCGGCGCGTGGGCAGCTTCTACTTCGGTATCGAACAGCTCTGGGCGCTGCCGCCCGGGCACTGCCCGGACGGGCTGATCGTCACCGGCCGCGAGCCCCGGACCCCCGACCTGCGCCAGGAGGCCTACTGGCCCAGTTTTACGCGCCTGCTGGACTGGGCGCAGGAGCACGCGTGTTCGGCCGTGTGGTCGTGCCTGGCGGCGCACGCGGCGGTACTGGCGCTCGACGGCATCGAGCGCGTGCGGAGCCCGCACAAGCAGTTCGGGATCTTCGCCTGCGAGCGGGCCGCGCCGCACGCCCTGCTCGCCGCCGCGCCCGCGCGGCTGCACGTCCCGCACTCGCGCTGGAACGGCGTCCCCGCGGGGCAACTCATCGCGAACGGGTACCGGGTGCTCACGCGCACGAGTGACGGCGGCGTCGACACGTTCGTCAAGGAGGACGCGGGGCTGTTCGTGTTCTTCCAGGGCCACCCGGAGTACGAGCCCGAGACGCTCATGGGCGAGTACCGGCGGGACGTCGGGCGGTACCTCAAGGGGGAAGCGGACACGTACCCGCAGCTGCCGCTGAACTACTTCGAGGCCGAGGTCGAGCAGGCCCTGCGGGACATCGAGGCCCGGGCGCGGGCGTCGCGCCAGGACCGGTTCCTCGGCGAACTCTCGGCCGTGCTCGGCGGCGCCCGGGTGCTGAACACCTGGCGCGGCACGGCCGCCCTCGTCTACCGCAACTGGCTCGAACACCTCTGCGCGCAGAAGTGCCACGGCGGCACGTCGGCGATATTATCATGA
- a CDS encoding O-acetylhomoserine aminocarboxypropyltransferase/cysteine synthase family protein — protein MKRETIAIHAGYEPDAAVRSVAVPIYQTVAYAFDSAEHAAALFNLEAEGYRYTRINNPTTAVLERRMAALEGGVEAMCVATGQAATNYALLNLAGMGSNIVAPPQLYGTTHTLLAHVLPDQGVSARFAESDRPEAIERLIDGGTRAVYCESVGNPAGNICDIEALARVAHRHGVPLVVDNTVATPMLLRPIEYGADVVIHSLTKFMGGHGTTLGGVIVDSGHFPWAEHAARFPMFSEPDRSYHGLVYTERFGPAAYIARCRSRYLRATGAVLAPLSAFLLLQGVETAALRVERHVENGRKVAEYLRGDPRVAWVNYAGFPDSPYHALAQKYLNGQGCSLITVGVTGGYEAAIRFYDALELVSRLVNLGDAKSLACHPASTTHRQMSPEQQRSAGVLPEMIRLSIGIEHIDDILADLDRALTVAT, from the coding sequence ATGAAACGCGAAACGATCGCCATTCACGCCGGGTACGAGCCCGACGCCGCCGTGCGCTCGGTTGCGGTCCCGATCTACCAGACCGTGGCCTACGCCTTCGACAGCGCCGAGCACGCCGCGGCGCTCTTCAACCTGGAGGCCGAGGGGTACCGCTACACGCGGATCAACAACCCCACCACGGCCGTGCTGGAGCGGCGCATGGCCGCGCTCGAGGGCGGAGTGGAAGCGATGTGCGTGGCCACCGGCCAGGCCGCCACGAACTACGCGCTGCTCAACCTCGCCGGGATGGGCAGCAATATCGTCGCGCCGCCCCAGCTGTACGGCACGACGCACACGCTGCTCGCGCACGTTCTGCCGGACCAGGGCGTGTCGGCGCGCTTCGCCGAGTCCGACCGGCCCGAGGCGATCGAGCGGCTCATCGACGGCGGGACGCGGGCCGTTTATTGCGAGAGCGTGGGCAACCCGGCCGGCAACATCTGCGACATCGAGGCGCTCGCGCGGGTGGCGCACCGGCACGGCGTGCCGCTCGTGGTGGACAACACCGTGGCCACGCCGATGCTGCTGCGCCCGATCGAGTACGGCGCCGACGTCGTGATCCACTCGCTCACCAAGTTCATGGGCGGGCACGGGACGACGCTCGGCGGCGTCATCGTCGATAGCGGTCACTTCCCGTGGGCGGAGCACGCCGCGCGGTTCCCCATGTTCAGCGAGCCCGACCGGTCGTACCACGGGCTGGTGTACACCGAGCGCTTCGGGCCGGCGGCCTACATCGCCCGCTGCCGCAGCCGGTACCTGCGCGCCACCGGGGCCGTGCTCGCGCCGCTCAGCGCGTTCCTGCTGCTCCAGGGGGTCGAGACCGCGGCGCTGCGCGTCGAGCGCCACGTGGAGAACGGCCGCAAGGTGGCCGAGTACCTGCGCGGCGACCCGCGCGTGGCCTGGGTCAATTACGCCGGCTTCCCCGACAGCCCGTACCACGCCCTGGCGCAGAAGTACCTCAACGGGCAGGGCTGCTCGCTGATCACGGTGGGCGTCACGGGCGGCTACGAGGCCGCCATCCGCTTCTACGACGCGCTGGAGCTCGTCAGCCGCCTGGTGAACCTGGGCGACGCCAAGTCGCTGGCCTGCCACCCGGCTTCGACCACCCACCGGCAGATGTCGCCCGAGCAACAGCGCAGCGCCGGCGTGCTGCCGGAGATGATCCGCCTGAGCATCGGAATCGAACACATTGACGACATCCTGGCCGACCTCGATCGTGCCCTGACCGTGGCCACGTGA
- a CDS encoding pyridoxal phosphate-dependent decarboxylase family protein codes for MQIEPFQHEFERVQTDLAAGPILPSVTVEEIRGYLTDRYQFQKELPLDEVVQDAERMLRTWQVQVTHPRYLGLFNPAVTLPSVIAETLVAMYNSQLANWRTSPAGNEIERHTLGWLAARFGLPAESIATFTSGGSEANLSAVQVALSHVFPEYGERGLRGLPAAPCLYLTDEAHHGFNKIAHTTGLGRRAVRTVETDRRLKLDVDSLRRRVRRDRADGWAPFLVVGSAGTTATGVIDPLPDIAQFCREEGLWFHADAAWGGAAVLSPALKGHLAGVEHADSITCDAHKWFSVPMGCGMFFCRHRESVARAFHADVTYVSGAQSGPVFNPLTHSAQWSRRFIGLRLFLALANLGESGYAAMIEHQTRLGDALRRALAASGWQITNETPLPLVCFTRERLDPAAFLVALHRRQIAWMSEARVNGVPVVRACVTNFRTTETDIHEIVEGMNQLWQEGAGCA; via the coding sequence ATGCAGATCGAGCCGTTCCAGCACGAATTCGAGCGGGTGCAGACCGATCTCGCGGCCGGCCCGATCCTTCCTTCGGTGACGGTGGAGGAGATTCGCGGCTACCTCACGGACCGGTACCAGTTCCAAAAGGAGCTTCCCCTCGACGAAGTCGTGCAGGACGCCGAGCGGATGCTTCGGACCTGGCAGGTTCAGGTGACGCACCCGCGCTACCTGGGGCTGTTCAACCCGGCCGTGACGCTGCCCTCGGTGATCGCCGAGACGCTCGTCGCGATGTACAACTCCCAGCTCGCCAACTGGCGCACCTCGCCCGCCGGTAACGAGATCGAGCGGCACACGCTGGGCTGGCTGGCGGCCCGGTTCGGCCTGCCCGCCGAGAGCATTGCGACGTTTACCAGCGGGGGCTCGGAAGCCAACCTCTCGGCCGTGCAGGTGGCGCTCAGTCACGTGTTTCCGGAGTACGGCGAACGCGGCCTGCGCGGCTTGCCGGCGGCCCCGTGCCTCTATCTGACGGACGAGGCGCACCACGGCTTCAACAAGATCGCGCACACGACCGGGCTCGGGCGCCGCGCCGTGCGTACAGTCGAGACCGACCGCCGGCTGAAGCTCGACGTGGACAGCCTGCGCCGCCGGGTGCGCCGGGACCGCGCCGACGGCTGGGCGCCGTTTCTGGTCGTCGGCTCGGCGGGCACCACGGCGACCGGGGTGATCGACCCGCTGCCGGACATCGCCCAGTTCTGCCGCGAAGAGGGGTTGTGGTTCCACGCCGATGCGGCGTGGGGCGGCGCGGCGGTCCTGTCGCCCGCGCTCAAGGGCCATCTTGCGGGCGTCGAGCACGCCGACTCGATCACCTGCGACGCGCACAAGTGGTTTTCCGTGCCAATGGGCTGCGGCATGTTCTTCTGCCGGCACCGGGAGAGCGTGGCACGGGCGTTCCACGCCGACGTGACCTACGTGTCCGGCGCGCAATCCGGACCGGTGTTCAACCCGCTGACCCACTCGGCGCAGTGGTCGCGGCGGTTCATCGGGCTCCGGCTGTTCCTGGCCCTGGCCAACCTGGGCGAATCGGGCTACGCCGCGATGATCGAGCACCAGACGCGCCTGGGCGACGCCCTGCGGCGGGCGCTGGCGGCGTCCGGCTGGCAGATCACGAACGAGACGCCGCTGCCGCTGGTCTGCTTTACACGCGAGCGCCTCGACCCGGCCGCTTTTCTCGTCGCCCTGCACCGGCGACAGATCGCCTGGATGTCCGAGGCCCGGGTCAACGGGGTGCCGGTGGTGCGCGCCTGCGTCACCAATTTCCGCACCACGGAAACCGACATCCACGAGATCGTGGAAGGGATGAATCAACTGTGGCAGGAAGGTGCGGGGTGCGCTTGA
- a CDS encoding long-chain-acyl-CoA synthetase has translation MSAARTEIVQTAARPGGSVSRAWLRALELTAPIPRQRGRVLPAVVDELGHRLGDKPALLSERECFSYRDLAGRARRYARWALARGVAKGDVVGLLMPNRPEYLAVWLGVTRVGGVVALLNTNLTGPSLAHCVQAASATHVIVAAELADALETALPHLAAPPQVWAHGGARGLGATIEALTDAPLGAEEARDVTIDDRALYIFTSGSTGMPKAVNVSHARVMQWGLWFAGMMDAQPGDRLYNCLPMYHSVGGVLAPGAVLAAGGSMVVRERFSASQFWSDINRWECTAFQYIGELCRYLLHLPRAENETGHRLRLAVGNGLAAGVWEAFQQRFRIPQVLEFYAATEGGLSLFNVQGRPGAIGHIPPYLEHRYAPALVRFDSDTGAPVRDENGFCIRCGVNEPGEALGKVRHDPAGAGGRFEGYTSAAETEKKVLRNVFAPGDAWVRTGDLMRRDEKGFFYFVDRVGDTFRWKGENVATSEVAQELGAFDGVLHASVYGVAVPGAEGRAGMAALVCEGAIDLAALHGHLAERLPAYARPLFLRLCPQATLTGTFKYAKTDLVRQGFDPAQCADPLYFYHPERRAYTALDAPMYDGICAGSIRL, from the coding sequence ATGAGTGCGGCGCGCACCGAGATCGTTCAAACGGCTGCGCGGCCGGGCGGGTCCGTGTCGCGGGCCTGGCTCCGCGCCCTCGAGCTGACGGCGCCGATCCCCCGCCAGCGCGGCCGCGTGCTGCCCGCGGTCGTCGACGAGTTGGGCCACCGGCTCGGGGACAAGCCCGCGCTGCTGTCCGAGCGCGAGTGCTTCTCCTACCGGGACCTCGCCGGGCGGGCGCGGCGGTACGCCCGCTGGGCGCTCGCACGGGGCGTGGCGAAGGGCGACGTGGTGGGCCTGCTGATGCCCAACCGCCCCGAGTACCTGGCCGTCTGGCTGGGCGTCACCCGCGTCGGCGGCGTCGTCGCGCTGCTGAACACCAACCTCACCGGGCCGTCTCTCGCGCACTGCGTTCAGGCCGCTTCGGCCACACACGTCATCGTCGCCGCGGAACTCGCCGACGCGCTCGAGACGGCCCTCCCGCACCTCGCCGCGCCGCCGCAGGTGTGGGCTCACGGCGGGGCGCGGGGCCTCGGGGCGACGATCGAGGCCCTGACCGACGCGCCGCTCGGGGCCGAAGAGGCGCGCGACGTCACGATTGACGACCGCGCGCTTTACATCTTCACGTCGGGCAGCACGGGAATGCCCAAGGCCGTCAACGTGAGCCACGCGCGCGTGATGCAATGGGGCCTGTGGTTCGCGGGCATGATGGACGCGCAGCCGGGCGACCGCCTGTACAACTGCCTGCCCATGTACCACAGCGTCGGGGGGGTGCTGGCCCCGGGCGCGGTGCTGGCCGCGGGCGGCTCGATGGTGGTGCGCGAGCGGTTCTCGGCGAGCCAGTTCTGGAGCGACATCAACCGCTGGGAGTGTACCGCGTTCCAGTACATCGGCGAACTCTGCCGCTACCTGCTGCACCTGCCCCGTGCGGAGAACGAGACCGGGCACCGCCTCCGGTTGGCGGTGGGCAACGGCCTCGCCGCCGGCGTGTGGGAGGCGTTCCAGCAGCGCTTCCGCATCCCGCAGGTCCTCGAGTTCTATGCCGCCACGGAGGGGGGGCTCTCGCTGTTCAACGTACAGGGCCGGCCCGGAGCGATTGGCCACATCCCCCCGTACCTCGAGCACCGGTACGCGCCGGCGCTGGTCCGCTTCGACTCCGACACGGGCGCGCCCGTTCGCGATGAGAACGGTTTCTGTATCCGCTGCGGCGTCAACGAGCCCGGCGAGGCGCTCGGCAAGGTGCGGCACGATCCGGCGGGCGCCGGCGGCCGGTTCGAGGGCTACACCAGCGCGGCCGAGACCGAAAAGAAGGTCCTGCGCAACGTGTTCGCGCCGGGCGACGCCTGGGTCCGGACCGGCGACCTGATGCGCCGGGACGAGAAGGGGTTCTTCTACTTCGTCGATCGCGTCGGGGACACCTTCCGCTGGAAGGGCGAGAACGTGGCCACCTCCGAGGTGGCGCAAGAACTCGGCGCGTTCGACGGCGTGCTGCACGCGAGCGTCTACGGGGTGGCGGTTCCGGGCGCCGAGGGCCGCGCCGGGATGGCGGCCCTCGTCTGTGAGGGCGCGATCGATCTTGCCGCCCTCCACGGGCACCTGGCCGAGCGGCTGCCCGCCTACGCGCGGCCGCTGTTTCTCCGGCTCTGTCCGCAGGCGACGCTGACCGGCACGTTCAAATACGCGAAGACCGATCTGGTCCGGCAGGGGTTCGACCCGGCCCAATGCGCCGACCCACTGTACTTCTATCACCCCGAACGGCGCGCTTACACCGCGCTCGACGCGCCGATGTACGACGGCATCTGCGCGGGGAGCATCCGCTTATGA